One window of Methanobacterium alkalithermotolerans genomic DNA carries:
- a CDS encoding ferredoxin produces MTNYRIEMDRAMCISCGSCVDSCPDIWEMAADGLSSIKDSENEGDIQKKEIPELGCSVEAAEKCPVTCIHVFEDEVELI; encoded by the coding sequence ATGACAAACTATAGAATAGAAATGGACCGAGCAATGTGCATATCCTGTGGCAGCTGTGTTGATTCCTGTCCAGATATATGGGAAATGGCTGCCGATGGACTATCCTCGATTAAAGATTCTGAAAATGAGGGAGATATTCAAAAAAAAGAAATACCAGAGCTGGGATGTAGTGTTGAAGCTGCTGAAAAATGTCCGGTAACATGTATTCACGTTTTTGAAGATGAAGTGGAACTTATTTAA
- a CDS encoding alpha/beta fold hydrolase, producing MIENLEAKYYELNNFRFESGEILSSLRVEYCTLGTPIKDEEGHITNAIVYLHGWSGDYSSIKRLKDIIGPGKALDTNKYYLISPSALGSPKSAAPSNSSRGFEFPRYSVNDMVNFLYSFLKENFSIKHLKGVIGNSMGGFQALTWGVLYPDFMDFIIPLVSSYQSKGWNFAIFHYMNSLIEQDPDYNQGNYVKNPRITSAASQFMYLFGLSRDYYESQVSNQDIINSMAEMGQEGLLSDANDIYWRNKAAMAYNLKGELDKIKAKTMVIAINQDQYFPPEYDAIPLSREIKDSQLVIYDSPLGHVGSHEIVKIEKEIGDFLTQF from the coding sequence ATGATAGAAAATTTAGAAGCAAAGTACTATGAACTTAATAATTTCAGATTTGAATCAGGAGAAATACTTTCCTCACTTAGAGTGGAATACTGTACTTTAGGAACCCCTATTAAAGATGAAGAGGGCCACATAACCAATGCCATAGTATATCTGCATGGCTGGAGCGGGGATTATTCGTCAATTAAACGCTTAAAAGATATAATTGGTCCGGGCAAAGCTTTAGATACCAATAAATATTATTTAATCTCTCCCAGTGCTTTAGGTTCACCAAAATCAGCTGCCCCTTCTAATAGTAGCCGGGGTTTTGAATTTCCCCGGTACAGTGTAAATGATATGGTTAATTTTCTATATTCATTCTTAAAAGAAAATTTCTCTATAAAACACCTTAAAGGAGTTATTGGAAACTCCATGGGTGGCTTTCAGGCCTTAACCTGGGGAGTTCTTTACCCGGATTTCATGGACTTCATTATCCCTTTGGTATCATCCTATCAATCTAAAGGATGGAATTTTGCCATATTCCATTACATGAATTCTCTTATAGAACAGGACCCGGACTATAACCAGGGAAATTATGTAAAAAATCCCCGCATTACCTCTGCTGCATCTCAATTCATGTACCTTTTTGGTTTATCCAGGGATTATTATGAATCACAGGTATCCAATCAAGATATAATTAATTCCATGGCAGAAATGGGACAGGAAGGACTGTTAAGTGATGCTAATGATATCTACTGGAGGAATAAGGCGGCCATGGCCTATAACTTAAAAGGGGAACTTGATAAAATTAAGGCCAAAACCATGGTAATTGCCATAAATCAGGACCAATACTTCCCTCCTGAATACGATGCCATACCTCTTTCTCGAGAAATCAAAGATTCCCAATTAGTAATTTATGATTCTCCATTGGGCCATGTAGGTAGTCATGAAATAGTAAAGATAGAAAAAGAAATAGGGGATTTTTTAACTCAATTTTAG
- a CDS encoding DUF5750 family protein, giving the protein MKVKIIDSGFNEDKKLNYVQYRVSELDKSSLEKLLSELEEEIKKDSDDLLITIYHPPEYFPLGSDEAQIRMEDFISREEIEMNIFLSSFLQED; this is encoded by the coding sequence TTGAAGGTAAAAATAATTGACTCTGGATTTAATGAGGATAAAAAACTTAATTATGTTCAATACAGGGTATCTGAATTAGATAAATCTTCACTAGAAAAATTATTATCAGAACTAGAAGAAGAGATTAAAAAAGATTCAGATGACTTATTAATTACCATCTATCATCCTCCTGAATATTTCCCTCTGGGATCTGATGAAGCACAAATAAGAATGGAAGATTTTATCTCCCGGGAAGAAATAGAAATGAATATATTCTTATCCAGCTTTCTCCAGGAAGACTAA
- a CDS encoding MFS transporter — translation MSPILDKKSSLYILTVVILGAFLIPYTGSSLNVSLPSIGRDFGLDLVILNWIPTVFILANAALILPFGRSGDIFGRKKIFTIGISIFTLFSFLAAVTPSAYFLIFFSFMQGLGCSMIFATGVAILSSVFPLGSRGEFFGIYVTSVFIGLFSGPILGGFLTQNFGWRSIFLFNIPLGLIIIFLIYARIKTDWIGSRGENFDIKGTLIYIPSVIFILYGFTTVFTVLGKILIISGVSGILLFLKLESSAEYPILHPQIFKKAVPLLSSGASLLLNTSTSAVWVLISLYLQLIQSISPLTAGIILAIQPLLVAIISPFAGRLSDKIGGAPLSLIGIILTVLGLYMATFLKVDTSIIFIIILGVILGVSNALFASPNTNTFMGSVENRYFGSASATFSTMIFSGQLLSMAIVLLVFSSLLGGMEIDPSEYAQFMLSLKITFSIFTIICILGTILIFLMVLKLKSKKN, via the coding sequence ATGAGCCCTATACTGGATAAAAAAAGTTCTTTGTATATCTTAACAGTGGTTATTTTAGGGGCTTTTCTGATTCCCTATACTGGTTCTTCCTTAAATGTTTCCCTGCCCAGTATTGGTAGAGATTTCGGCCTGGATCTGGTTATCCTGAACTGGATACCTACGGTATTCATACTGGCCAATGCAGCTTTAATACTTCCTTTTGGTAGATCAGGGGATATATTTGGTCGTAAAAAAATATTCACTATAGGGATTTCTATTTTCACCTTATTTTCATTTTTAGCCGCCGTCACCCCTTCAGCATATTTTCTGATATTTTTTAGTTTCATGCAGGGACTGGGTTGTTCCATGATTTTTGCCACAGGAGTGGCCATACTCAGTTCGGTGTTCCCCTTAGGGTCCCGGGGAGAATTTTTTGGCATATATGTTACATCGGTTTTTATTGGGCTCTTTTCAGGTCCGATTTTAGGGGGTTTTTTAACTCAAAATTTTGGTTGGAGAAGTATATTTCTCTTTAACATACCCCTGGGATTAATTATAATATTTTTGATATATGCCCGGATAAAAACCGATTGGATAGGATCCCGGGGAGAAAATTTTGATATTAAAGGGACATTAATTTATATTCCTTCTGTAATTTTTATATTATATGGATTTACCACGGTTTTTACGGTGTTGGGGAAAATTTTAATTATTTCCGGGGTTTCCGGGATTCTATTATTCTTAAAATTAGAATCATCTGCAGAATATCCTATACTCCATCCTCAGATTTTTAAAAAAGCAGTTCCTCTTTTATCCAGTGGGGCGAGCCTTCTATTAAATACCTCCACTTCCGCAGTTTGGGTTCTAATAAGTCTTTACTTGCAACTAATCCAGTCCATTTCTCCCCTTACCGCCGGTATAATATTAGCCATACAACCACTATTGGTGGCTATTATCTCACCCTTTGCAGGCAGATTATCAGATAAAATTGGTGGAGCCCCTTTATCATTAATAGGAATAATTTTAACTGTTCTGGGTCTTTATATGGCCACTTTTCTGAAAGTAGACACCTCTATAATTTTTATTATAATTCTGGGTGTGATTTTAGGAGTATCCAATGCACTTTTTGCTTCCCCCAATACCAACACCTTCATGGGGTCAGTAGAAAACAGGTATTTTGGTTCTGCCTCGGCCACTTTCTCCACCATGATATTCTCGGGACAGTTATTGAGCATGGCCATTGTCCTTTTAGTCTTTTCCAGTTTGTTAGGTGGTATGGAAATTGATCCTTCTGAGTATGCTCAATTTATGTTATCTTTAAAAATTACCTTCAGCATTTTTACCATTATATGCATCCTGGGAACCATATTGATCTTCTTAATGGTATTAAAATTAAAATCTAAAAAAAATTAA
- a CDS encoding Fpg/Nei family DNA glycosylase: MPELPSVELFKRFFEDNGLYQTIIDVQVSSPEILFNIKKDAFQEALIGEKFDSSYRYGKYLFSSFKGNQDLVIHFGMTGFLRYYSKEDNHHKHDRISFIFDNGRIMSFNDPRKFGKVGIASPRDLIREKKLGPDALHLDYPLFKKLFHNRKGALKPLLLNQKFIAGIGNLYADEILYQSKLHPLEKANHLQENNLKNLHENMVKVLKKAIDCKDSLSNFPQEYLLAHRYPQGECPHGEKLEIIKVGGRTTYYCPHRQKLFK; the protein is encoded by the coding sequence ATGCCAGAATTACCTAGTGTAGAACTATTCAAAAGGTTTTTTGAGGATAATGGCCTTTATCAAACCATAATAGATGTGCAGGTATCCAGTCCAGAAATACTATTTAATATTAAAAAAGACGCATTCCAGGAAGCTTTAATTGGAGAAAAATTTGATTCAAGTTATCGCTATGGCAAATATTTATTTTCCTCCTTTAAAGGAAACCAGGACCTGGTAATCCATTTTGGAATGACTGGTTTTTTAAGATATTACTCTAAAGAGGATAATCACCATAAACACGACCGTATCTCTTTTATTTTTGATAATGGAAGAATTATGTCTTTTAATGATCCTCGAAAATTTGGTAAGGTGGGAATAGCTTCCCCAAGGGATTTAATTAGAGAAAAAAAATTAGGCCCTGACGCCCTGCACCTGGATTATCCTTTATTTAAAAAATTATTCCACAATAGAAAAGGGGCACTTAAACCATTGCTCCTTAATCAAAAATTTATTGCAGGAATTGGTAATTTATATGCCGATGAAATACTTTATCAAAGCAAGTTGCACCCTCTAGAAAAAGCAAACCATCTGCAGGAAAATAATCTAAAGAATCTCCATGAAAATATGGTTAAAGTATTAAAAAAAGCCATAGATTGTAAAGATAGCCTCTCTAATTTTCCTCAGGAATATCTATTGGCACACCGTTACCCCCAGGGGGAATGTCCCCATGGAGAAAAGCTGGAAATCATTAAAGTGGGTGGTAGAACAACTTATTATTGTCCTCATAGGCAGAAACTATTTAAATAA
- a CDS encoding HIT family protein, producing the protein MGCDYCSKLEEYNFGDFLWESPFWIVFLAPNQSNLGTCVIALKRKEKFLSDVTPEEWLDFVELVNKLECALKNSFNATMFNWGTLMNSFYLEDTLEPHLHWHFIPRYNHEVELEGVIFQDPFFGYMRPRPPKNISSDIRHKIQEKILRELK; encoded by the coding sequence ATGGGATGTGACTATTGTTCTAAACTGGAAGAGTATAACTTCGGTGATTTTCTATGGGAGAGTCCCTTCTGGATTGTTTTTTTAGCCCCTAATCAAAGCAATTTAGGGACCTGTGTTATTGCTCTTAAAAGAAAAGAAAAATTTTTAAGTGATGTAACTCCTGAAGAATGGTTAGATTTCGTAGAGCTGGTAAATAAGCTGGAGTGTGCTTTAAAAAATTCATTTAATGCCACCATGTTCAACTGGGGAACTTTGATGAACTCTTTTTATCTGGAAGATACCCTGGAACCGCATCTGCACTGGCATTTTATTCCACGCTATAACCATGAAGTAGAACTGGAGGGCGTGATTTTCCAGGATCCCTTTTTTGGATATATGCGTCCCCGACCCCCAAAAAATATATCCTCAGATATCCGCCATAAGATTCAAGAAAAGATTTTGAGGGAACTTAAATAA
- a CDS encoding histidine kinase dimerization/phosphoacceptor domain -containing protein: protein MNPYALISFLAFILCFFLGNFIYHKNTENQLNRWVAVLCILVGFLAFIEFEYRQAPTLEKAYFWLNLSTLWPFVPSLLLHISLIFTKNKILKNKIIYIIIYLPALIIFLLGFNTDLLIGGASQQYWGWTYEFPQNPLLFNLMSIWTLFAGFTAGTLCFIYYLKSYHLKRLQAKYIFTGLYLPLIVSLISDLVLPATSLRVPEMTMAMSTVGITFISYGIWKHKFPALTSAVVADKIVSTMSNFLLILDQNRNILTLNQAAADILEYEEQELVGKQGDIIFAQKNGLASLLKSTIDSDLSSLNSLINKESQLKTKKGEIIPVILSLSPIVDENSGLMGIVCIGSDIKDLKKAEDKIRTSLEEKEVLLQEVHHRVKNNLQIISSLLNLQSRYIQDEGDLELFRDSQSRVKSMAIIHEKLYKSNDFAHVDFKEYISSLTAYLFHYYSIDPDIIKLEVEVDNLMLSMDTAIPCGLIINELVSNSLKYAFPPGREGKVSIKLQSKNDQFLLEVADDGVGLPENLDFKKSKSLGLRLVLSLTSQINGNIKLIDDSGTKYEINFFEIEYKDRF, encoded by the coding sequence ATGAATCCTTATGCTTTAATTTCGTTTTTAGCATTCATATTATGCTTTTTCTTAGGTAATTTTATTTATCATAAAAATACTGAAAATCAATTAAATCGTTGGGTAGCTGTTTTATGTATTTTAGTAGGATTTTTAGCTTTTATTGAATTTGAATATAGGCAAGCACCTACCTTAGAAAAAGCATATTTTTGGTTGAATTTAAGCACGTTATGGCCATTTGTGCCTTCTCTTCTTTTGCACATATCTCTAATTTTTACCAAAAATAAAATATTAAAAAATAAAATTATCTATATCATTATTTACTTGCCCGCATTAATAATATTCTTGCTAGGATTTAATACTGATTTACTTATTGGCGGTGCCTCACAACAATACTGGGGCTGGACTTATGAATTCCCTCAGAATCCATTATTATTTAATTTAATGAGCATATGGACTCTTTTTGCAGGATTTACAGCCGGAACTCTATGTTTTATCTACTACCTGAAATCATACCATTTAAAAAGATTACAGGCCAAATATATCTTTACGGGACTTTATTTGCCTTTAATAGTAAGTTTAATCAGTGACCTGGTTTTGCCGGCCACCTCCCTGCGGGTGCCAGAAATGACCATGGCCATGTCCACGGTGGGCATTACTTTTATCAGTTATGGAATCTGGAAGCATAAATTTCCGGCCCTTACCTCGGCGGTAGTAGCAGATAAAATAGTTTCCACCATGTCCAATTTTTTATTGATTCTGGATCAAAACCGTAATATTTTAACGCTTAACCAGGCAGCAGCAGATATTTTAGAGTATGAAGAACAGGAACTGGTGGGAAAACAAGGCGATATAATCTTTGCTCAGAAAAATGGCCTTGCATCTTTACTAAAATCAACAATAGATAGTGATTTATCCTCCCTAAATTCCCTGATTAATAAGGAAAGTCAACTTAAAACAAAAAAAGGCGAAATTATACCAGTTATACTATCATTATCTCCCATAGTTGACGAAAATTCTGGTTTAATGGGCATAGTATGTATTGGTAGTGATATTAAAGACTTAAAAAAAGCTGAAGATAAAATAAGAACCTCTCTGGAAGAAAAAGAAGTGCTTCTCCAGGAAGTTCATCACCGGGTTAAAAACAATCTGCAAATAATTTCCAGTTTGCTTAATTTACAAAGTAGGTACATTCAGGATGAGGGAGACCTGGAATTGTTCCGGGATAGTCAAAGCAGGGTTAAATCAATGGCAATTATACATGAAAAACTATATAAATCCAATGATTTTGCCCACGTAGACTTTAAAGAGTACATATCTAGTCTTACGGCTTACCTATTCCATTATTACTCCATAGACCCGGATATAATTAAGTTAGAAGTGGAAGTGGACAATCTAATGCTGAGTATGGATACGGCCATTCCCTGTGGTTTAATTATCAATGAACTGGTAAGTAACTCCTTGAAATATGCCTTTCCACCAGGCAGGGAAGGAAAGGTAAGTATAAAGCTCCAATCTAAAAATGATCAGTTTCTTCTGGAGGTGGCTGATGATGGTGTGGGTTTACCTGAAAATCTTGATTTTAAAAAATCAAAAAGTTTAGGATTAAGATTAGTATTAAGCCTCACCAGCCAAATAAATGGAAATATAAAGCTTATAGATGATTCAGGCACTAAATATGAGATTAATTTTTTTGAAATAGAATATAAAGATAGATTTTAA
- a CDS encoding UbiA family prenyltransferase produces the protein MILAKNTQNPAAKYLKTIQNEIIYGGYLAALVAPSFVLTVSLITNSNITLQLLAISYFIPLIVYSYDYYQDLEEDSKTNIERTLHLSNKARLYPFILLIYAIILVFLLILYANIYLIGFILALILLGMAYNYFLKSLTSKILAFKNFYTAFIWAAAGSFFPLIYNLGEIKISYFLLMAFIFLKCLVNVIFFDLKDINSDKKQGLRTLPVLCGKDKTISFLNFLNILAFFPLFLGIYMGFIHPYAIIMLVFYFYTAYYLKKSRKAEDGNLIFLSSTLADFEFILWPLVILMAQIML, from the coding sequence ATGATACTTGCCAAAAATACACAAAATCCTGCTGCAAAATATTTGAAAACTATACAAAACGAAATAATTTATGGAGGATATTTAGCAGCACTAGTTGCTCCTTCTTTTGTTTTAACAGTCTCTTTAATTACAAATTCTAATATTACTCTCCAGTTATTGGCTATATCTTATTTTATACCTCTTATTGTATATAGTTATGATTATTATCAAGATCTAGAAGAAGATTCTAAAACAAATATAGAAAGAACTCTACATTTGAGCAATAAAGCCAGATTATACCCTTTTATACTTTTAATATATGCCATTATACTGGTATTTCTTTTAATATTATATGCAAACATATATCTTATTGGTTTTATTTTGGCATTAATATTGTTGGGAATGGCTTATAACTATTTTTTAAAGAGTTTAACCAGTAAAATATTAGCTTTTAAGAATTTTTATACAGCTTTTATATGGGCTGCCGCCGGTTCTTTTTTTCCTTTAATCTATAACTTGGGCGAAATTAAAATAAGCTATTTTTTATTAATGGCGTTTATTTTTTTAAAATGTTTGGTGAATGTTATTTTTTTTGATTTAAAGGATATAAATTCAGATAAAAAGCAGGGATTGAGAACTTTACCCGTATTATGTGGGAAGGATAAAACGATTTCTTTTCTGAACTTTTTAAATATTTTAGCGTTCTTTCCTCTATTTTTAGGCATCTATATGGGCTTTATACATCCTTATGCTATCATTATGCTAGTATTTTATTTTTATACTGCCTATTATCTAAAAAAGTCTAGAAAAGCAGAAGATGGTAACTTAATATTTTTATCTTCTACCCTGGCTGATTTTGAATTTATTCTATGGCCATTAGTAATTTTAATGGCTCAAATAATGCTTTAA
- a CDS encoding ferritin-like domain-containing protein, with protein sequence MENEEIIRLLNIDFVHELEATMIYAYNAFIIQDCDASRVTEAISVDEMRHMWWLADLIVKRGGKPTMQHKELNFEEDDLKTQLEIQIQKETEGIEEYSRQVEIIDDPEVVGVLKHIIDEEKRHRKEFRERLDKLG encoded by the coding sequence ATGGAAAATGAAGAAATAATCCGGTTATTGAATATTGATTTTGTGCATGAACTGGAAGCTACCATGATTTATGCTTACAATGCATTTATTATCCAGGACTGCGATGCCAGCCGGGTTACCGAGGCCATATCAGTAGATGAAATGAGGCATATGTGGTGGCTTGCAGACTTAATTGTAAAAAGAGGAGGCAAACCCACCATGCAACATAAAGAACTTAATTTTGAGGAAGATGATTTAAAAACCCAGTTAGAAATACAAATTCAAAAAGAAACCGAGGGAATTGAGGAATATTCTCGTCAGGTAGAAATAATAGATGATCCCGAAGTTGTGGGAGTTCTTAAACATATAATTGATGAGGAAAAAAGGCATCGGAAAGAATTTAGAGAGCGTTTGGATAAATTGGGATAA
- a CDS encoding glycerophosphodiester phosphodiesterase, protein MKIIAHRGASNLKPENTLAAIKKAIELNADWIEIDIRITKDRNPVIIHDPVVDRTTNGQGIVKEMNISEIKKLDTGGGEAPPHLEEVLELVNEKIPLILELKVPDSFPIISKYLKDYDLEKIMFASFYHKQLLEIKKIGSEIKTGAIFFAGPVKSHEIALNCKCEYIFPHKDFVDVSMVNECHENQIKLYPWVVDHSNELKVLGERGVDGIVTNRIEKWAKGY, encoded by the coding sequence ATGAAAATAATTGCCCATAGAGGCGCTTCTAATTTAAAACCAGAAAATACTCTGGCAGCTATTAAAAAAGCCATAGAACTAAATGCAGACTGGATAGAAATAGATATTAGAATTACTAAAGATCGAAATCCAGTGATAATTCATGACCCTGTGGTGGATAGAACCACCAATGGGCAGGGGATAGTAAAGGAGATGAATATATCTGAAATTAAAAAGCTGGATACTGGTGGTGGGGAAGCTCCGCCTCACTTAGAAGAGGTTCTGGAACTGGTTAATGAAAAAATACCTTTAATACTCGAATTAAAAGTTCCTGATTCATTTCCAATTATCTCCAAATATTTAAAAGATTATGATTTAGAGAAGATAATGTTTGCCTCTTTTTATCATAAGCAACTTTTAGAAATTAAAAAAATTGGATCTGAAATAAAAACAGGGGCTATTTTTTTTGCTGGTCCAGTTAAATCACATGAAATTGCCTTAAATTGTAAGTGTGAATATATTTTTCCTCACAAAGATTTTGTAGATGTTTCAATGGTGAATGAATGCCATGAAAATCAGATAAAGTTATATCCCTGGGTGGTGGACCATTCTAACGAACTAAAAGTATTAGGGGAGAGGGGAGTGGATGGTATTGTAACTAATAGAATTGAGAAATGGGCTAAAGGATACTGA
- a CDS encoding M48 metallopeptidase family protein, translating into MKNKVEIADIEVDYQVVYRKIKYPRLEIKTGNLILILPHGYNNHQELIEKHQKWIYNKISIINSSHTKKLHDRTEEELKILVESEISAIAYQMGVIPGKIGFRKMKVRWGSCDRDGNLKFNKMMKYLPENLIKYIIYHEMAHLLEFGHNTIFWNIIKSKYPHYSHLEDELSRYYFAIENYHKAYP; encoded by the coding sequence ATGAAAAACAAAGTAGAAATTGCAGATATTGAGGTTGATTACCAGGTAGTTTATCGTAAGATTAAATACCCTCGTCTGGAAATAAAAACAGGAAATTTGATTCTAATTTTGCCCCATGGTTATAATAATCACCAGGAATTAATTGAAAAGCACCAAAAATGGATTTATAATAAAATATCCATTATTAACTCTTCCCATACTAAAAAACTTCATGATCGGACAGAAGAAGAACTTAAAATTTTAGTTGAATCTGAGATAAGTGCTATAGCTTATCAAATGGGTGTGATCCCTGGAAAAATAGGCTTTAGAAAAATGAAAGTTCGCTGGGGAAGCTGTGATAGGGATGGAAATCTAAAATTCAATAAGATGATGAAATATTTGCCTGAAAATCTTATAAAATACATAATATATCATGAAATGGCACATTTACTTGAATTTGGACATAATACGATTTTCTGGAATATAATAAAAAGTAAATATCCTCACTATTCCCACCTGGAGGATGAACTTTCCAGATACTACTTTGCCATAGAAAATTACCATAAAGCCTATCCCTAA
- a CDS encoding DUF362 domain-containing protein, with amino-acid sequence MEKVYFADFRSGSIEDNKGHKIINLFKKAGFKSIFEKDELVSVKLHFGERGNDAYINPVFIRYIVDMIKENGSKPFLTDTNTLYYGNRHNSCDHIENAVLNGFDYAVAGAPLIIADGLTSKNERMVEINQKHFKKVRIAGDIFDADAMMVVSHFKGHDLCGFGGALKNLAMGCATIEGKKEQHKMTRPIIGDECVACGDCTEACPENCIQIINNSKKNSTSNSRAFIDYPSCIYCLNCLGSCQYGAIDLDWENKVPLFMEKMVEYALGALQNKNGKTVYFNFLLNITPHCDCVPWSDAYLVPDIGILASKDPVAIDSASYDLVNQEIGIKNSLLKKNFLEGEDKFKGTWDKVDGKIQLEYAEKIGMGTKKYELIKL; translated from the coding sequence ATGGAAAAAGTTTATTTTGCTGATTTTAGATCAGGCAGCATTGAGGATAATAAGGGCCATAAAATAATAAATTTATTTAAAAAAGCAGGCTTTAAATCAATATTTGAAAAGGATGAACTGGTATCTGTTAAACTTCACTTTGGTGAGCGGGGTAATGATGCCTACATAAATCCCGTTTTTATACGATATATTGTGGACATGATTAAAGAAAATGGTTCAAAACCATTTTTAACAGATACTAATACTTTATATTATGGGAATAGGCATAATTCCTGTGATCATATTGAAAATGCCGTCTTAAATGGTTTTGATTATGCAGTAGCCGGTGCACCGCTTATAATTGCAGACGGACTTACCAGTAAAAATGAAAGAATGGTTGAAATTAATCAGAAACATTTCAAGAAAGTTAGAATTGCAGGAGATATTTTTGATGCAGATGCCATGATGGTTGTTTCTCATTTCAAGGGCCATGATCTTTGTGGTTTTGGAGGAGCCCTAAAAAATCTGGCCATGGGCTGTGCTACCATTGAAGGTAAAAAAGAACAGCATAAAATGACCCGACCTATTATAGGGGATGAATGTGTGGCCTGCGGTGATTGTACGGAGGCATGTCCTGAAAATTGTATTCAGATTATTAATAATAGCAAAAAAAATTCAACATCAAATTCCAGGGCATTTATTGATTATCCCTCCTGTATTTATTGTTTAAATTGTTTGGGATCCTGCCAATATGGAGCTATAGATCTGGACTGGGAAAATAAGGTTCCTTTATTCATGGAAAAAATGGTGGAATATGCCCTAGGCGCCCTTCAAAATAAAAATGGAAAAACAGTATATTTCAATTTTCTTCTTAATATAACGCCTCACTGTGATTGTGTGCCCTGGAGTGACGCATATCTTGTTCCCGATATTGGAATTTTAGCTTCTAAAGACCCGGTGGCCATCGATTCTGCTTCTTATGATCTGGTGAACCAGGAGATTGGTATTAAAAATTCTCTTCTAAAAAAGAACTTTCTAGAAGGTGAAGATAAATTTAAAGGTACCTGGGATAAAGTGGATGGGAAAATACAGCTGGAATATGCTGAAAAAATTGGCATGGGAACCAAAAAATATGAATTAATAAAATTATAG
- the nadA gene encoding quinolinate synthase, with protein MLTDLQKEIRYLKEEKNGIILAHNYQPQEIQEIADFIGDSLELCIKASEIKDKDLVVFCGVDFMAETAAILNPLKKIVIPDKNAECPMAHMLPAAEVRKYKKRYPSAAVVLYVNTLAEAKAEADVLCTSANALKVVESLEEDTILFGPDQNLAWYVAQQTDKEIIPIPEEGHCYVHKMFTPADILFQKEKYPEADVLVHPECNKEVQELTENVLSTGGMLKHVKKSSKKDFIIGTEVDMVTRIKREHPEKNPMPAFEEAICENMKLHTLEKVKNSLINEEFVVTVPEEIAQKALKAVQRMLDISLR; from the coding sequence ATGCTGACTGATTTACAAAAAGAAATACGTTATCTTAAAGAAGAAAAAAATGGCATAATACTTGCTCACAACTATCAACCACAGGAAATACAGGAAATTGCTGATTTTATAGGTGATTCACTGGAATTATGTATTAAAGCTTCAGAAATTAAAGACAAAGACCTGGTGGTTTTCTGTGGCGTGGATTTTATGGCAGAAACAGCGGCCATTTTAAATCCATTAAAAAAAATAGTGATTCCTGATAAAAATGCAGAGTGTCCCATGGCCCATATGCTTCCGGCAGCAGAAGTTCGCAAATACAAAAAAAGATATCCCTCTGCAGCAGTAGTTTTGTATGTTAATACCCTGGCAGAAGCCAAGGCAGAAGCAGATGTCCTTTGTACTTCTGCTAATGCACTTAAAGTGGTGGAAAGCCTGGAAGAAGATACCATTTTATTTGGACCAGACCAGAACCTGGCCTGGTATGTGGCCCAGCAAACAGATAAAGAAATAATTCCCATTCCGGAAGAGGGCCACTGTTATGTTCATAAAATGTTCACCCCGGCAGATATATTATTCCAGAAAGAAAAGTATCCTGAAGCCGATGTTTTAGTGCACCCTGAATGTAATAAAGAGGTTCAAGAATTAACAGAGAATGTTCTAAGTACCGGGGGAATGTTAAAACACGTGAAAAAATCCTCTAAAAAGGATTTCATTATTGGCACCGAAGTGGATATGGTAACCCGCATAAAAAGAGAACATCCTGAGAAAAATCCCATGCCTGCCTTTGAGGAAGCCATATGTGAGAATATGAAACTACACACCCTGGAAAAAGTTAAAAATTCACTTATCAATGAAGAATTTGTGGTGACTGTTCCTGAAGAAATTGCACAAAAAGCATTAAAAGCCGTGCAAAGGATGCTGGATATATCCCTGCGTTGA